The Polyodon spathula isolate WHYD16114869_AA chromosome 3, ASM1765450v1, whole genome shotgun sequence genome has a segment encoding these proteins:
- the LOC121309669 gene encoding sarcalumenin-like produces the protein LLLFSAQRLSFPNLHSVSLLFFLDGEITSKPMVLFLGPWSVGKSSMINYLLGLHDTPYQLYTGAEPTTSEFTVIMHGEKIRSIEGIVMAADSSRSFSPLEKFGQNFLEKLVGIEMPHKMLERVTFVDTPGIIENRKQQERGYPFNDVCQWFIDRADLIFVVFDPTKLDVGLELETLFRQLKGRESQIRIILNKADSLVTQDLMRVYGALFWSLAPLINVTEPPRVYVSSFWPLDYAADTSRELFKKEEISLLEDLNQVIENRLENKIAFIRQHGIRVRIHALLVDRYLQTYRDKMTFFSDPELVFQEILDDPDKFYIFKSILAKTNVSKFDLPNRDAYRDFFGINSISNFKLLSAQCSYMGGCLLEKIERAITHELPGLLGSIASDRNPSLSSCEATGCGHGNL, from the exons CTGTTACTGTTCTCTGCACAACGGCTCTCCTTCCCCAATCTACACTCAGTCAGTCTTCTCTTTTTTCTAGATGGGGAGATCACCTCCAAACCTATGGTGCTGTTCCTGGGACCATGGAGCGTTGGCAAGTCCTCAATGATAAACTACCTCCTGGGGCTGCATGACACTCCTTACCAGCTGTACACAG GGGCTGAGCCCACGACCTCCGAGTTCACGGTGATCATGCATGGTGAGAAGATCCGCTCCATCGAGGGCATCGTCATGGCGGCCGACAGTTCCCGCTCCTTCTCCCCCCTGGAGAAGTTCGGACAGAACTTCCTGGAGAAGCTGGTTGGCATCGAGATGCCACACAAGATGCTGGAGAGAGTCACCTTCGTGGACACGCCGGGCATCATTGAGAACCGCAAGCAGCAAGAGAGAG gcTACCCCTTCAACGATGTGTGCCAGTGGTTCATCGACCGTGCTGACCTGATCTTTGTAGTCTTTGACCCCACCAAGCTTGACGTGGGTCTGGAGCTGGAAACGCTTTTCCGACAGCTCAAGGGGCGCGAGTCGCAGATCCGAATCATCCTAAACAAAGCAGACAGCCTGGTCACTCAGGACCTGATGAGAGTCTACGGCGCCCTCTTCTGGAGCCTGGCCCCGCTCATTAACGTGACCGAGCCCCCCCGCGTCTACGTCAGCTCCTTCTGGCCCCTGGACTACGCGGCCGACACCAGCCGGGAACTCTTCAAGAAAGAAGAGATCTCTCTGCTGGAGGACCTGAACCAGGTTATCGAGAACCGGCTTGAAAACAAGATCGCTTTCATCCGGCAGCACGGCATCCGAGTGCGCATTCACGCCCTGCTGGTGGACCGCTACCTCCAGACCTACCGCGACAAGATGACCTTCTTCAGTGACCCCGAGCTGGTCTTCCAGGAG ATCCTGGACGACCCGGACAAGTTCTACATCTTCAAGTCCATCCTGGCCAAGACCAACGTCAGCAAGTTCGACTTGCCCAACCGCGACGCCTACCGCGACTTCTTCGGGATCAACTCCATCAGCAACTTCAAGCTGCTGTCCGCGCAGTGCTCCTACATGGGAGGCTGCCTGCTGGAGAAGATCGAGAGGGCCATCACCCACGAGCTCCCAGGCCTCTTGGGGAGTATCGCTTCAGATAGGAACCCATCTCTATCGTCCTGCGAAGCCACCGGCTGTGGCCAtggaaatctttaa